The following proteins are co-located in the Pseudomonas antarctica genome:
- a CDS encoding HupE/UreJ family protein produces MGLNKLLATAALLLAPALAFAHPGHGDNGLVAGISHPLGGIDHLLAMVAVGLWAAQQKGNARWALPCTFVGVMLMGGLLGFEGLQLPALESGIAASVLALGLAVALAVRPPLFVAVGATALFALFHGVAHGLELPDMSSPWAYAAGFVGATAILHAAGYAVVRFLPAAAAPLVRVAGAASAATGVWLLAG; encoded by the coding sequence ATGGGCCTCAACAAACTTCTCGCAACCGCCGCCCTGCTGCTCGCCCCCGCCCTCGCCTTCGCTCACCCCGGGCATGGGGACAATGGGCTGGTGGCAGGCATCAGCCACCCATTGGGCGGCATCGATCACTTACTGGCCATGGTCGCGGTCGGCCTCTGGGCGGCGCAGCAAAAAGGTAACGCGCGCTGGGCACTGCCTTGCACCTTTGTCGGCGTCATGTTGATGGGCGGCCTTTTGGGCTTTGAAGGCCTGCAATTGCCGGCGCTTGAGAGCGGGATTGCCGCGTCGGTGCTGGCGCTGGGCCTGGCAGTGGCACTGGCGGTGCGGCCGCCGTTGTTCGTGGCAGTCGGTGCCACGGCATTGTTCGCGCTGTTTCACGGCGTGGCGCATGGATTGGAGCTGCCGGACATGTCCAGCCCGTGGGCGTATGCGGCCGGTTTCGTGGGCGCAACGGCAATATTGCATGCGGCGGGGTATGCGGTGGTGCGTTTCCTGCCGGCGGCGGCTGCACCGTTGGTGCGGGTAGCAGGTGCGGCTTCGGCGGCGACTGGGGTTTGGTTGCTGGCGGGCTGA
- the ureE gene encoding urease accessory protein UreE: MLVIHRRIAPQALWAAELLLNFEARSKSRLRCFSADGEDVGLFLERGQPPLHDGEFLHAEDGRVVRVCARPEQLLHVTCSNAFELTRAAYHLGNRHVALQVGDGWLRLLDDYVLKAMLEQLGAHTETIEAPFQPEHGAYGGGHHHSRHGDEDFNYPPKLHQFGVRL; this comes from the coding sequence ATGCTGGTGATCCACCGCCGAATCGCCCCCCAAGCCCTCTGGGCTGCCGAACTGCTGCTGAACTTCGAAGCGCGCAGTAAAAGTCGCCTGCGCTGTTTCAGTGCCGATGGCGAAGATGTCGGCCTGTTTTTGGAGCGCGGCCAGCCGCCGCTGCACGATGGGGAATTCCTACACGCTGAAGACGGACGTGTCGTACGCGTCTGTGCTCGCCCTGAACAACTGCTGCACGTCACCTGCAGCAACGCGTTTGAACTGACCCGCGCGGCTTATCACCTCGGTAACCGCCATGTGGCCCTGCAAGTTGGCGACGGCTGGCTTCGCCTGCTCGATGACTACGTGCTCAAGGCCATGCTCGAACAATTGGGCGCCCACACCGAAACCATTGAAGCACCGTTCCAACCGGAACACGGCGCCTATGGCGGTGGCCATCATCATTCACGTCACGGTGATGAAGACTTCAATTACCCGCCCAAGCTGCACCAGTTCGGCGTACGTCTATGA
- a CDS encoding AraC family transcriptional regulator, which yields MPRHTVRLADFPRLPSPVYFRYSDFAPDTECTPHRHFWGSLDYSANGVMRMEVAGSRFMSPPQYAVWIPPNTEHSSYNAQAIVYRSVGLAPQLCEQLPQAPCTLAISEILKAILGDFALRDVNIPQTEADIRLAQVLVDQLKQAPIHDCFLPYARHPGLLSVLEGMQAEPGDNRPLAQWAEQVHVSERTLARQFVRELGISFGEWRQRLRYLAAIEALDSEHSVQHVAFDLGYSTASAFIAMFQRHAGCTPEQYRRSNIRVR from the coding sequence ATGCCCAGACACACCGTACGCCTCGCGGATTTCCCGCGCCTGCCGAGCCCGGTCTACTTCCGTTACTCCGATTTCGCGCCTGATACCGAGTGCACGCCGCACCGGCACTTCTGGGGTTCGCTGGACTACTCGGCCAACGGCGTGATGCGCATGGAAGTGGCCGGCAGCCGCTTTATGTCGCCGCCGCAGTACGCAGTGTGGATCCCGCCGAACACCGAGCACAGCTCCTACAACGCCCAGGCCATTGTCTATCGCTCGGTGGGCCTTGCCCCGCAACTCTGCGAGCAACTGCCACAGGCGCCGTGCACCTTGGCAATCAGCGAGATTCTCAAGGCGATCCTTGGCGACTTTGCCCTGCGCGATGTCAACATCCCGCAAACCGAGGCGGATATCCGCCTGGCCCAAGTGCTGGTGGACCAACTCAAGCAAGCGCCGATCCACGATTGCTTTCTGCCTTACGCGCGCCACCCCGGGCTGCTCAGTGTGCTCGAAGGCATGCAGGCCGAGCCCGGCGACAATCGCCCACTGGCGCAATGGGCGGAGCAAGTGCATGTGAGCGAACGCACCCTGGCCCGGCAATTTGTGCGGGAGCTGGGCATAAGCTTCGGCGAATGGCGCCAGCGCCTGCGTTACCTCGCCGCCATCGAGGCCCTCGACAGCGAGCACAGTGTGCAGCATGTGGCCTTTGACTTGGGTTACAGCACCGCCTCGGCCTTCATCGCCATGTTCCAGCGCCACGCGGGCTGCACCCCGGAGCAGTACCGCCGGTCGAACATTCGCGTCCGCTGA
- a CDS encoding TetR family transcriptional regulator has translation MLPRAEQKQQTRLALMDAARHLMECGRGFGSLSLREVAKTAGIVPTGFYRHFDDMDQLGLVLVSEVGQTFRATIRLVRHNEFVMGGIIDASVRIFLDVVSANRSQFLFLAREQYGGCLAVRQAIGALREDITSDLAADLTRMPKLQHLDAEGLHVMADLIVKSVFATLPDIIDPPAHALPAHLTPQAKITQQLRFIFIGLKHWQGLGSTE, from the coding sequence ATGCTGCCCCGCGCCGAACAGAAGCAACAGACCCGCCTCGCCTTGATGGACGCAGCCCGCCATCTGATGGAGTGTGGCCGTGGGTTTGGCAGCCTGAGCCTGCGCGAAGTGGCCAAGACCGCCGGGATCGTGCCGACCGGGTTCTATCGTCATTTTGACGACATGGACCAGCTTGGGCTCGTGTTGGTGAGCGAAGTCGGCCAGACCTTCCGCGCCACCATCCGCCTGGTGCGCCACAATGAGTTCGTCATGGGCGGCATCATCGATGCGTCCGTGCGGATCTTCCTCGATGTGGTCTCGGCCAATCGCTCGCAATTCCTGTTCCTGGCCCGCGAGCAATACGGCGGTTGCCTGGCCGTGCGGCAAGCCATCGGCGCGCTGCGCGAAGACATCACCAGCGACTTGGCGGCGGACCTCACGCGGATGCCCAAGCTCCAGCACCTGGATGCCGAAGGTCTGCACGTGATGGCCGACCTGATCGTCAAGAGCGTGTTCGCCACCCTGCCCGATATCATCGACCCTCCCGCCCATGCGCTGCCTGCTCACCTCACGCCGCAGGCGAAAATCACCCAGCAATTGCGCTTTATCTTTATCGGCCTCAAACATTGGCAAGGGCTGGGCAGTACCGAGTAA
- a CDS encoding PsiF family protein — protein MKMLRIPLLMMGLLLCSQGFAATAQQNKMTTCNAEATTKTLKGDDRKAFMKTCLSAPAANDAKTLTPQQQKMKDCNATAKTKALTGDARKTFMSTCLKG, from the coding sequence ATGAAGATGCTGCGTATTCCGTTGTTGATGATGGGCCTGCTGCTGTGTTCCCAAGGCTTCGCCGCTACCGCCCAGCAAAATAAAATGACCACCTGCAATGCTGAAGCCACCACCAAGACGCTCAAAGGCGATGACCGCAAGGCGTTCATGAAGACCTGCCTGTCGGCGCCTGCCGCCAACGACGCCAAGACCCTGACCCCACAGCAGCAGAAAATGAAAGACTGCAATGCCACGGCGAAAACTAAGGCGTTGACCGGCGATGCGCGTAAGACCTTTATGAGCACTTGCCTCAAAGGCTGA
- a CDS encoding urease accessory protein UreF: protein MNPAWALLRLASPQLPIGGYSYSQGLEMAVENARVNDAASARRWISDQLLLNLARFEAPLLLAHCRAAAEQDWPRLAQLCQEHRASRETRELYQESRQMGYSLQQLLNGLPELDDAARAFLEPCAEPHLALGWALAARAWHISPDDALAAWLWSWLENQLAVLMKTLPLGQQAAQRLTSELLPLLQQAQQDAGRLAPNHFGSAAFGLSLACMAHERQYSRLFRS, encoded by the coding sequence ATGAACCCAGCCTGGGCGCTGTTGCGTCTGGCCAGTCCGCAACTGCCGATTGGCGGCTATAGCTATTCACAGGGCCTGGAAATGGCCGTGGAAAATGCGCGCGTCAATGACGCCGCCAGTGCGCGACGCTGGATCAGCGACCAACTGCTGCTCAACCTTGCGCGCTTCGAAGCACCGCTGTTGCTCGCCCATTGCCGCGCCGCCGCCGAACAGGATTGGCCGCGCCTGGCGCAATTGTGCCAAGAGCATCGCGCCAGCCGCGAGACCCGCGAGCTGTATCAGGAGAGCCGCCAGATGGGTTACTCCTTGCAACAACTGCTCAATGGCTTGCCGGAACTGGACGACGCCGCGCGTGCATTTCTGGAGCCATGCGCCGAACCGCACCTGGCTTTGGGCTGGGCCCTGGCAGCACGCGCCTGGCACATCAGCCCCGACGACGCCCTCGCCGCCTGGCTATGGAGCTGGCTGGAAAACCAACTCGCCGTATTGATGAAGACGCTGCCCCTGGGCCAGCAAGCCGCCCAGCGCCTGACCAGCGAACTGCTGCCGCTGCTGCAACAAGCCCAGCAGGACGCCGGCCGACTCGCCCCTAACCATTTCGGCAGCGCCGCGTTCGGCCTGTCCCTGGCGTGCATGGCCCACGAGCGCCAGTACAGCCGACTGTTCCGTTCCTAA
- a CDS encoding DMT family transporter, with protein MQFAYPLLAIFIWAGNTVVNKLAVGTIFPAEIGFYRWLLAALLFTPFMLKPVIAHWPMIRPNLGKIFILGVLGMAVYQSLAYYAATLTSATNMGIILSLMPLMALTAAIISLGQRLTFGALTGAVLSFAGVVVVVSAGSLGALLQHGVNLGDGMMLIATLAYAVYSTLLKKWQLRLPPLVLLYLQVLVAVVVLFPLFLFSTKAGLGWANIPLVLYACLLASMLAPLAWMHSVKTLGPSRTTLFFNLLPLITALIAAVVLKEELAMYHLVGGLLTLGGVILSERWTTPVRRQVSVAS; from the coding sequence ATGCAATTTGCGTATCCCCTGCTGGCCATCTTTATCTGGGCCGGCAATACCGTGGTCAACAAATTGGCCGTGGGCACGATCTTCCCCGCTGAAATCGGCTTTTACCGCTGGTTGCTGGCAGCGCTGCTGTTTACCCCGTTCATGCTCAAGCCGGTGATTGCCCATTGGCCGATGATTCGCCCGAACCTGGGCAAGATCTTCATCCTCGGCGTGCTCGGCATGGCCGTGTATCAAAGCCTGGCCTACTACGCCGCGACCCTGACCTCGGCCACCAACATGGGCATCATCCTCTCGCTGATGCCATTGATGGCGCTGACCGCCGCCATCATCAGCCTCGGCCAGCGCCTGACCTTTGGCGCACTGACCGGCGCAGTGCTGTCGTTCGCCGGCGTGGTGGTGGTGGTGTCGGCCGGCAGCCTGGGCGCGTTGCTGCAACACGGGGTCAACCTGGGCGACGGCATGATGCTGATCGCCACCCTGGCCTACGCGGTCTACAGCACTTTGCTGAAGAAATGGCAGCTGCGCCTGCCGCCGCTGGTATTGCTGTATTTGCAGGTGCTGGTGGCCGTGGTGGTGCTGTTTCCGCTGTTTCTGTTCTCCACCAAAGCAGGCCTGGGCTGGGCGAATATTCCGCTGGTGTTGTACGCCTGCTTGCTGGCGTCGATGCTCGCGCCGCTGGCGTGGATGCACTCGGTGAAGACCCTGGGGCCAAGCCGCACCACGCTGTTTTTCAACCTGCTGCCGCTGATTACCGCGTTGATTGCGGCGGTGGTGTTGAAGGAAGAGCTGGCGATGTATCACTTGGTGGGTGGCTTGCTGACGTTGGGCGGGGTGATTTTGTCGGAGCGCTGGACTACGCCGGTTCGCCGTCAGGTCAGTGTTGCCTCATAG
- a CDS encoding ferritin-like domain-containing protein translates to MTEAHLTDVATLRSRARQNVENGAVTEGYDADREEIIRLLNASLATELVCVLRYKRHYFMANGLKASVAADEFLEHATQEAEHADKLAERIVQLGGEPEFNPDLLSKNSHAQYVAGKNLKEMVYEDLVAERIAVDSYREIIQYIGDKDPTTRRIFEEILAQEEEHADDMADILQDL, encoded by the coding sequence ATGACTGAAGCACATTTGACTGACGTTGCGACCCTGCGCTCACGCGCCCGCCAGAACGTCGAAAACGGCGCCGTGACGGAAGGCTATGACGCCGACCGCGAGGAAATCATCCGCCTGCTCAACGCATCGCTGGCCACTGAGCTGGTCTGCGTGTTGCGTTACAAGCGCCACTACTTCATGGCCAACGGCCTAAAAGCCAGCGTCGCCGCCGATGAATTCCTCGAGCACGCGACCCAGGAAGCCGAGCATGCCGACAAACTGGCCGAGCGCATCGTGCAACTGGGCGGCGAGCCGGAGTTCAACCCCGACCTGCTGTCGAAGAACTCCCACGCGCAATACGTGGCGGGCAAGAACTTGAAGGAAATGGTCTACGAAGACCTGGTGGCCGAGCGGATCGCGGTGGACAGCTATCGCGAAATCATCCAATACATCGGCGACAAAGACCCGACCACGCGTCGCATCTTCGAAGAAATCCTGGCCCAGGAAGAAGAACACGCCGACGACATGGCGGATATTCTGCAGGATCTGTAA
- the ureG gene encoding urease accessory protein UreG, protein MNTQPLRVGIGGPVGSGKTALTLALCLALRDRYNLAVVTNDIYTREDADFLVRNQALAPERIIGVETGGCPHTAIREDASINLEAVDQLNRRFPGLDLILVESGGDNLSATFSPELSDLTIYVIDVSAGDKLPRKGGPGICKSDLLVINKIDLAPLVGASLELMNSDTQRMRNGKPFVFSNQKTGVGLDEIVAFIERQGLLTAA, encoded by the coding sequence ATGAATACACAACCCTTGCGTGTCGGCATCGGCGGCCCGGTGGGTTCCGGCAAGACCGCCCTGACGCTGGCGCTGTGCCTGGCCCTGCGCGATCGCTATAACCTGGCCGTGGTGACCAACGACATCTACACCCGTGAAGACGCCGACTTCCTGGTGCGCAACCAGGCCCTGGCGCCGGAACGCATCATTGGTGTGGAAACCGGGGGCTGCCCGCACACGGCAATTCGTGAAGACGCCTCGATCAACCTGGAAGCAGTGGATCAACTCAACCGCCGGTTTCCGGGCCTTGACCTGATTTTGGTGGAGTCCGGCGGTGACAACCTGTCGGCGACGTTCAGCCCGGAGCTGTCGGACCTGACGATCTATGTGATCGATGTGTCTGCCGGCGACAAGCTGCCGCGCAAGGGTGGGCCCGGTATTTGCAAATCCGACCTGCTGGTCATCAACAAGATCGACCTGGCGCCGCTGGTGGGCGCCTCGCTGGAATTGATGAACAGCGACACCCAACGCATGCGCAACGGTAAGCCCTTTGTGTTCAGTAACCAGAAAACCGGCGTCGGCCTGGATGAAATCGTCGCCTTCATTGAACGTCAGGGCCTGCTGACCGCCGCCTGA
- a CDS encoding AI-2E family transporter: MPTFSQRHVLLLVSCVIIFGGLLLVLPLKLLPSLLAGLLVYELVNMLTPQLQRLIEGRRARWLAVALLGTLIVSVLALIFAGAISFLLHEAENPGASLDKFMGVVDRARGQLPPFLDAYLPASAAEFRVAIGDWLSKHLSELQLVGKDAAHMFVTLLIGMVLGAIIALQRVPDLTKRKPLAAALFDRLHLLVQAFRNIVFAQIKIAALNTMFTAIFLAVVLPLCGIHLPLTKTLIVLTFLLGLLPVIGNLMSNTLITIVALSLSIWVAVAALGYLIVIHKVEYFLNARIVGGQISAKSWELLLAMLVFEAAFGLPGVVAGPIYYAYLKSELKLGGMV; the protein is encoded by the coding sequence ATGCCAACGTTTTCTCAGCGTCACGTGTTATTGCTGGTCAGTTGCGTCATCATTTTCGGTGGGTTGTTGCTGGTTCTGCCGCTCAAGCTGCTGCCCAGCCTGCTGGCCGGCTTGCTGGTGTATGAGCTGGTCAATATGCTCACCCCGCAGTTGCAACGGCTGATCGAAGGCCGGCGCGCGCGTTGGCTGGCGGTGGCATTGCTCGGCACCTTGATCGTCAGCGTGCTGGCCCTGATTTTCGCCGGCGCCATCAGCTTCCTGCTCCACGAAGCGGAAAACCCTGGGGCTTCCCTCGATAAATTCATGGGCGTGGTCGATCGCGCGCGCGGCCAGTTGCCGCCGTTCCTCGACGCCTACCTGCCTGCCAGCGCCGCCGAGTTTCGCGTGGCCATCGGCGACTGGCTGAGCAAGCACCTGAGCGAGCTGCAACTGGTCGGCAAAGACGCCGCCCACATGTTCGTCACGCTGCTGATCGGCATGGTGCTCGGCGCCATCATCGCGCTGCAGCGCGTGCCCGACCTGACCAAGCGCAAGCCCCTGGCCGCCGCCTTGTTCGACCGCCTGCACCTGCTGGTCCAGGCGTTTCGCAACATCGTCTTCGCCCAGATCAAGATTGCCGCGCTCAACACCATGTTCACGGCGATTTTCCTCGCGGTGGTGCTGCCGTTGTGCGGGATTCACCTGCCGCTGACCAAAACCCTGATCGTGCTGACCTTCCTGCTCGGCCTGCTGCCGGTAATCGGCAACCTGATGTCCAATACACTGATCACCATCGTCGCGTTGTCGCTGTCGATCTGGGTGGCAGTGGCGGCGTTGGGGTATTTGATCGTGATTCACAAGGTCGAGTACTTCCTCAACGCGCGCATCGTGGGCGGGCAGATCAGTGCCAAATCGTGGGAATTGTTGCTGGCGATGCTGGTGTTTGAAGCCGCATTCGGTCTGCCGGGCGTGGTGGCAGGGCCGATTTATTATGCGTATTTGAAGAGTGAGCTGAAGCTCGGCGGGATGGTTTGA
- a CDS encoding esterase/lipase family protein codes for MSQLLATRYPLVLVPGMLGFVRLGLFPYWYGIVPALRAGGAQVFPVQVAPLDSSEVRGEQLLAQIERIRRETGADKVNLLGHSQGSLTARYAAAKRPEWVASVTSVAGPNHGSELADYFQLHYPADSWKGRVVSAVFHLVAGMMSLLETGYRGPRFKADLKASHHSLTSEGVALFNRQYPQGLPDTWGGQGAEVANGVRYYSWSGTLQPGKTDRGRNLLDGTNRSCRLFARSFVREKGQCDGMVGRYSSHLGWVIGDDYPLDHFDIVNQSFGLVGKGAEPIRLFVEHAQRLKAAGV; via the coding sequence ATGTCGCAGTTGTTAGCCACGCGTTACCCTCTGGTGCTGGTGCCCGGCATGCTGGGCTTCGTACGCTTGGGGTTGTTCCCGTATTGGTACGGGATTGTCCCGGCGTTGCGGGCGGGTGGGGCGCAGGTGTTTCCCGTGCAGGTGGCGCCGCTGGATTCCAGCGAGGTGCGCGGTGAGCAGTTGCTGGCACAGATTGAGCGGATTCGCCGGGAAACAGGCGCCGACAAGGTCAACTTGCTCGGCCATAGCCAGGGCTCGCTGACGGCGCGTTACGCGGCGGCCAAGCGCCCTGAGTGGGTGGCTTCGGTGACGTCAGTGGCAGGGCCCAATCATGGCTCGGAATTGGCGGATTACTTCCAGCTCCATTACCCCGCAGACAGTTGGAAAGGCCGAGTCGTGAGCGCGGTGTTTCATTTAGTCGCAGGGATGATGAGCCTGCTGGAAACCGGCTATCGCGGGCCGCGCTTCAAGGCCGATCTAAAGGCATCCCATCATTCCCTGACCAGCGAAGGCGTGGCCCTGTTCAACCGCCAATACCCTCAGGGCCTGCCCGATACGTGGGGCGGGCAGGGCGCCGAAGTGGCCAACGGTGTGCGCTATTACTCATGGTCCGGCACCTTGCAGCCGGGCAAGACTGATCGCGGGCGCAACCTGCTGGACGGCACGAACCGCAGTTGCCGGCTGTTCGCCCGCAGTTTTGTGCGCGAAAAGGGCCAATGCGACGGTATGGTCGGGCGCTATAGCTCGCATCTGGGATGGGTGATTGGTGATGACTACCCCTTGGACCACTTCGATATCGTCAACCAGTCCTTCGGGCTGGTGGGCAAGGGCGCGGAGCCGATTCGGTTGTTTGTAGAGCATGCGCAGCGGTTGAAGGCTGCCGGGGTTTAG
- a CDS encoding AGE family epimerase/isomerase, whose amino-acid sequence MPIAPNSASQPSLNAVLTHFHDLIVPLWQGPGWNAELALPYEALDANHTPLPPQRYRAMACARQLYLFASLIGKPGSAFAEERAAALFRSLQRHFHDAEHGGWFYSIDAHGKPLDKRKDLYTHAFIIFACAHYWAKVREPLVESVLDAALEVVAERFATGDGLYEAVLERNWSSLKSGPLQNPLMHLAEGFLATLAVREDAITQDALLDLASAMQKRFIDRQHGVMMEKPLGAVDNWFEPGHQFEWFFLLESSDVLRSTPLHASLTRAFAYAELKGVDKLSGAVSGMLALDGSVRDGTQRIWAQAEYLRALTLRPNSEAVLQRQLLALQQRFLHDKGWHECLDAKGAVSRRDMPSTTPYHLATCYQGLIQHLG is encoded by the coding sequence ATGCCCATCGCTCCAAACTCCGCTTCCCAGCCTTCATTGAATGCCGTGCTCACGCACTTCCATGACCTGATCGTGCCGCTGTGGCAGGGCCCGGGCTGGAATGCCGAGTTGGCGTTGCCGTATGAGGCTCTGGACGCCAATCACACGCCATTGCCCCCGCAGCGCTACCGCGCCATGGCCTGTGCCCGGCAGCTGTACCTGTTTGCCAGCCTGATCGGCAAGCCCGGTTCGGCCTTCGCCGAAGAGCGCGCGGCGGCGCTGTTTCGTTCCCTGCAACGGCACTTCCATGACGCCGAGCACGGTGGCTGGTTCTACAGCATCGACGCCCACGGCAAGCCGCTGGACAAGCGCAAAGACCTCTACACCCACGCCTTCATCATCTTCGCCTGCGCCCACTACTGGGCCAAAGTGCGTGAGCCGCTGGTGGAGTCGGTGCTCGATGCTGCCCTGGAAGTGGTCGCCGAACGCTTCGCCACCGGCGACGGCCTGTACGAAGCGGTATTGGAGCGCAACTGGTCGTCCCTCAAGTCCGGCCCCCTGCAAAACCCGCTGATGCACCTCGCCGAAGGCTTCCTCGCCACGCTGGCCGTGCGTGAGGACGCCATTACGCAAGATGCGCTGCTGGACCTCGCTAGCGCGATGCAGAAGCGCTTTATCGACCGCCAGCACGGCGTGATGATGGAGAAACCGCTGGGCGCTGTGGATAACTGGTTTGAGCCAGGCCACCAGTTCGAATGGTTCTTTTTGCTGGAATCGTCAGACGTACTGCGCAGCACACCGTTGCATGCGTCGCTGACCCGGGCGTTTGCCTACGCCGAGCTCAAGGGTGTGGATAAACTCAGCGGTGCGGTCAGCGGCATGCTCGCCCTGGATGGCAGCGTGCGCGACGGCACTCAGCGAATCTGGGCCCAGGCTGAATACCTGCGCGCACTGACCTTGCGACCAAACAGTGAAGCGGTGCTGCAACGCCAATTGCTGGCGCTGCAACAGCGCTTCCTGCATGACAAAGGCTGGCACGAATGCCTGGACGCCAAGGGCGCCGTGAGCCGACGGGATATGCCGTCGACCACGCCGTATCATTTGGCGACCTGCTATCAAGGCCTGATCCAGCATCTCGGCTGA
- a CDS encoding AsmA family protein: protein MTRTRKIVAWSCASFVLLIAVVVLVLVFFDWNRIKPPLNAKVSEELHRPFAINGNLAVVWAREADEGGWRAWVPWPHVIAEDLTLGNPDWSKKPQMVTLKRVELRISPLALLAQRVVIPRIDLTEPSADLQRLADGRANWTFKFDPKDPNAEPSSWVVDIGAIGFDKGHVTLDDQTLNTQLDVIIDLLGKPIPFGEIVGDADAKKALEKGSAPQDYAFGLKVKGQYHGQKLDGTGKIGGLLALQDAAKPFPLQAQVKIADTSVALVGTLTDPLNLGALDLRLKLAGSSLGNLYPLTGVTLPDSPAYSTDGHLIAKLHEASGASFTYENFNGKIGNSDIHGDLSYVASQPRPKLSGKLVSNQLLMTDLAPLIGADSNAKQKARGGESKQPATKVLPVEEFRTERWRDMDADVEFTGKRIVHSAELPFTDLYTHLVLTDGELSLEPLRFGVAGGKLDAQIRLNGRITPMEGRAKLTARNFKLKQLFPTFEPMKTSFGELNGDADVSGRGNSVAALLGSSNGDLKMLINDGAISRGLMEIAGLNVGNYVVGRLFGDKEVKINCAAADFGIKTGLATTRLFVFDTENAIIYIDGTANMATEQLDLTITPESKGFRLFSLRSPLYVNGPFIKPNAGVKAVPLMLRGAGMVALGVIAGPAAGLLALVAPSGDEPNQCAPLLQQMREGKAPKTVKSN, encoded by the coding sequence ATGACGCGCACTCGTAAAATTGTCGCTTGGAGCTGCGCCAGTTTCGTTCTGTTAATCGCCGTCGTGGTGTTGGTGTTGGTGTTTTTCGACTGGAACCGCATCAAGCCGCCGCTCAATGCCAAGGTCTCCGAAGAGTTGCATCGCCCCTTTGCCATCAATGGCAACCTGGCGGTGGTGTGGGCACGTGAGGCGGATGAAGGTGGCTGGCGGGCCTGGGTGCCCTGGCCGCACGTGATTGCCGAGGACCTGACCCTGGGCAACCCGGATTGGTCGAAAAAACCACAGATGGTCACGCTCAAGCGCGTAGAACTGCGCATTTCTCCGTTGGCGCTGCTGGCGCAGCGTGTGGTCATCCCGCGTATTGACCTCACTGAGCCGAGTGCCGACTTGCAGCGCCTGGCCGATGGTCGCGCCAACTGGACTTTCAAGTTCGACCCCAAAGACCCCAACGCTGAACCGTCCAGTTGGGTGGTGGACATCGGCGCTATCGGTTTCGACAAAGGCCATGTGACGCTCGACGACCAAACGCTCAACACCCAGCTGGATGTGATCATTGACCTGCTGGGCAAGCCTATTCCGTTCGGCGAGATCGTCGGCGACGCCGACGCCAAGAAGGCCCTCGAGAAAGGTTCGGCGCCTCAGGACTATGCGTTCGGCCTCAAGGTCAAAGGCCAATATCACGGTCAGAAGCTCGACGGCACCGGCAAAATCGGCGGCCTGCTCGCCTTGCAGGACGCGGCCAAGCCGTTCCCGCTGCAAGCCCAGGTGAAAATCGCCGACACCAGCGTTGCCCTCGTCGGCACTCTGACCGACCCGCTGAACCTTGGCGCCCTGGATCTGCGGCTGAAACTCGCCGGCTCCAGCCTGGGTAACCTCTACCCGCTGACCGGCGTGACGCTGCCCGACTCGCCGGCCTATTCCACCGACGGTCACCTGATCGCCAAGTTGCATGAAGCCAGTGGCGCGTCATTCACCTATGAAAACTTCAACGGCAAGATCGGCAACAGTGATATCCACGGCGACCTGAGCTATGTCGCCAGTCAGCCTCGGCCCAAACTCAGCGGCAAACTGGTGTCCAACCAATTGCTGATGACCGACCTTGCCCCGTTGATCGGTGCCGACTCCAATGCCAAGCAGAAAGCCCGTGGCGGCGAAAGCAAACAACCGGCGACCAAGGTGCTGCCGGTGGAAGAGTTCCGCACCGAGCGCTGGCGCGACATGGATGCCGATGTGGAATTCACCGGCAAACGCATCGTGCACAGTGCCGAATTGCCGTTCACAGACCTCTATACCCACCTGGTCCTCACCGACGGCGAGCTGAGCCTGGAACCCCTGCGTTTTGGGGTCGCTGGGGGCAAGCTGGATGCACAGATTCGCCTGAACGGCCGCATCACACCGATGGAAGGCCGCGCAAAACTCACCGCGCGTAACTTCAAGCTCAAGCAGCTGTTCCCAACGTTTGAACCGATGAAAACCAGCTTTGGTGAACTCAACGGCGATGCCGATGTTTCCGGGCGCGGCAACTCCGTGGCGGCCTTATTGGGCTCCTCCAACGGTGACCTGAAAATGCTCATCAACGACGGCGCGATCAGCCGTGGCCTGATGGAAATCGCCGGGCTCAACGTGGGCAACTATGTGGTGGGCCGCCTGTTCGGCGACAAAGAAGTGAAGATCAACTGCGCGGCCGCGGACTTCGGCATCAAGACCGGCCTTGCGACCACTCGCCTGTTTGTGTTCGATACCGAGAACGCGATCATCTACATCGATGGCACCGCAAACATGGCGACCGAACAGCTCGACCTGACCATCACGCCCGAGTCCAAGGGCTTTCGCCTGTTTTCCCTGCGTTCGCCGCTGTACGTCAACGGCCCGTTTATCAAGCCCAATGCGGGTGTGAAAGCGGTGCCGCTGATGCTGCGTGGGGCAGGCATGGTCGCACTGGGTGTGATCGCCGGCCCGGCAGCCGGGTTGCTGGCGCTGGTGGCACCGAGTGGCGATGAGCCGAACCAGTGTGCACCGCTGTTGCAGCAGATGAGGGAAGGCAAGGCGCCGAAGACCGTGAAAAGTAACTGA